One stretch of Rosistilla oblonga DNA includes these proteins:
- a CDS encoding DUF3800 domain-containing protein — translation MLVFFDESGDTGMKLGAGSSRYFVVTGVLFLDRDEALRCDQAIDRFRQKSGASGREFKFAKMPDAFRLQFFQAVQSFEFLYSTFVLDKSLISGPGFHDSRSCYKDSTRLLFENMAPHLRDAIVVLDRCGNRDFVNQLKKYLKTHANAGERRAVKNVKTDDSHKNNLVQLADMVCGAVARCYSSSAGNRRQFRRLIEHNELEVRIWPTATDAT, via the coding sequence ATGCTTGTATTCTTTGATGAATCCGGCGACACCGGAATGAAGCTCGGTGCGGGGTCGTCGCGATATTTTGTTGTGACCGGCGTGCTGTTTCTCGACCGGGATGAAGCCCTGCGGTGCGATCAGGCAATTGACCGATTCCGACAAAAGTCCGGCGCGTCTGGCCGCGAATTCAAGTTTGCCAAAATGCCCGATGCGTTCCGGTTGCAATTCTTCCAAGCGGTGCAGTCGTTTGAATTTCTGTACTCGACCTTTGTGCTCGACAAGTCGCTGATTTCGGGGCCAGGGTTTCACGATAGTCGATCGTGCTACAAAGATTCGACTCGGCTGCTGTTCGAGAACATGGCTCCCCATCTACGCGACGCGATCGTGGTGCTGGATCGATGCGGCAATCGCGACTTCGTCAATCAACTGAAGAAGTACTTGAAGACTCACGCCAATGCGGGAGAGCGACGTGCGGTCAAGAACGTGAAGACGGATGATTCGCACAAAAACAATCTCGTCCAGCTGGCCGACATGGTTTGCGGTGCCGTTGCGAGATGCTACAGCAGCAGCGCCGGGAACCGACGGCAGTTTCGTCGCTTGATCGAGCACAACGAATTGGAGGTGCGGATTTGGCCGACAGCAACGGACGCTACCTGA
- the infC gene encoding translation initiation factor IF-3 → MQPQVERDSTRINTQIRISPIRVVGPEGDQLGVISTEDALSRARDAGLDLVEVAPNERPPVCRIMDYGKYKYDKNKKKNSHTSHQTKTKEIRLRPKTGQNDIDTKIRQAEKFLGHKDKVQVSVLFRGRENAHIDEGEKVMELVLEQLAEVGKVESAPQRNGRRIICMLAPR, encoded by the coding sequence ATGCAACCGCAGGTCGAGCGTGATTCGACCCGGATCAATACCCAGATTCGTATTTCTCCGATCCGCGTTGTAGGTCCCGAAGGGGATCAATTGGGGGTAATTTCCACCGAAGACGCGCTATCGCGAGCCCGAGATGCCGGTCTCGATCTAGTTGAGGTCGCTCCCAACGAACGGCCGCCGGTTTGCCGAATCATGGATTACGGCAAATACAAATACGACAAGAACAAAAAGAAAAACTCACACACTTCGCACCAGACGAAGACGAAAGAGATTCGTTTGCGGCCCAAAACAGGCCAGAACGACATCGACACCAAGATCCGTCAGGCCGAAAAATTCTTGGGGCACAAGGACAAGGTCCAAGTCTCCGTCCTCTTCCGTGGCCGTGAAAACGCTCACATCGACGAGGGCGAAAAGGTGATGGAACTGGTCCTCGAACAGCTGGCTGAAGTCGGCAAGGTCGAGTCGGCGCCGCAACGCAACGGTCGCCGAATCATCTGCATGTTGGCGCCTCGCTAA
- a CDS encoding serine hydrolase domain-containing protein: MIGQNLFRIGMLLVLASAVVAAPSQADDDVAAIIQQLATPYIESKQAAGLSVGVLKGDQATTQHLGQTRTGGPTPDDDTIYEIASISKVFTGLLLADAVARKQLQLDQAAQELLPEGVTMPAGETRPIQLVDLATHRSGLPRLADNMPSLQTDNPYVDYTTTLAYEFLNSHRLRREPGAAHEYSNLGFALLGSAVADRAQLSYDQLLQQRIAEPLGMADTRVALTASMRDRLAKPHLADGTETANWDFADMPGAGGIRSSLADMLRFAAANLKPESSKLGPAIEIAWQVHRDDSDQGPVMGLGWHVTGDGSTRWHNGQTGGYHSMLMINRWAGAAVVVLSNTASEKIDTLAVQLLQAVAQK, encoded by the coding sequence ATGATCGGTCAAAATCTGTTTCGCATTGGCATGTTGTTGGTCTTGGCGTCAGCCGTCGTTGCGGCTCCGTCGCAAGCCGACGACGATGTCGCCGCGATCATCCAGCAACTCGCCACGCCATACATCGAATCCAAACAAGCGGCTGGGCTTTCGGTTGGCGTCTTGAAAGGCGACCAGGCGACGACGCAGCACCTCGGGCAAACTCGAACCGGCGGCCCTACACCCGATGACGACACGATCTACGAGATCGCGTCGATCTCCAAAGTCTTCACCGGCTTGCTGTTAGCTGATGCCGTCGCTCGCAAGCAGTTGCAACTCGACCAAGCCGCCCAAGAACTGTTGCCCGAGGGTGTCACGATGCCCGCTGGCGAAACGCGGCCGATTCAATTGGTCGATCTCGCCACACATCGCTCCGGCCTGCCGCGGCTAGCCGATAACATGCCCAGCCTGCAAACCGACAACCCCTACGTCGATTACACGACAACGCTGGCTTACGAATTTCTGAACTCCCACCGTTTGCGACGCGAGCCCGGCGCGGCTCACGAATATTCGAACCTCGGCTTTGCCCTGTTAGGAAGTGCTGTCGCCGATCGAGCCCAACTCTCCTACGACCAACTGCTGCAGCAACGGATCGCCGAGCCGCTGGGGATGGCTGACACGCGAGTCGCACTGACAGCTTCGATGCGCGATCGGCTGGCGAAACCACATCTGGCCGACGGCACCGAGACCGCCAACTGGGACTTCGCCGACATGCCGGGGGCAGGTGGGATCCGCAGCAGCCTTGCCGATATGCTGCGATTTGCAGCGGCGAACCTGAAGCCAGAATCGAGCAAGCTTGGGCCGGCGATCGAAATCGCGTGGCAGGTCCATCGCGACGATAGCGATCAGGGACCGGTGATGGGACTCGGCTGGCACGTCACCGGTGACGGTTCGACGCGGTGGCACAACGGCCAGACTGGCGGTTACCACAGCATGCTGATGATCAATCGTTGGGCGGGGGCCGCGGTGGTCGTGCTATCGAACACCGCCAGCGAAAAGATCGACACCCTGGCAGTCCAGTTGCTGCAAGCCGTCGCTCAGAAATAA